The following DNA comes from Pseudomonas triticicola.
CTCGTGTCATCTCCGAAGCCACCAAGGCGTTCGGTTCGGCGGAAGTGTTCCTGGAAAAATGCATCGTCAATCCCAAGCACATCGAAGCGCAGATCCTTGGCGACAGCTTTGGCAACGTCGTGCACCTGTTCGAGCGTGACTGCTCGATCCAGCGCCGCAATCAGAAGCTGATCGAGATCGCGCCCAGCCCGCAGCTGACCCCGGAACAACGCGCCTACATCGGCGACCTGTCGGTGCGTGCGGCCAAGGCTGTGGGTTACGAGAACGCCGGTACCGTGGAGTTCCTGCTCGCCGAGGGCGAGGTGTACTTCATGGAAATGAACACGCGGGTGCAGGTGGAACACACCATCACCGAAGAAATCACCGGCATCGACATCGTCCGCGAGCAGATTCGCATCGCTTCCGGCCTGCCGCTATCAGTGAAGCAGGAAGACATCCAGCACCGTGGCTTTGCGTTGCAGTTCCGTATCAACGCCGAAGACCCGAAGAACAACTTCCTGCCGAGTTTCGGCAAGATCACCCGTTACTACGCCCCCGGCGGCCCGGGCGTGCGCACCGACACGGCGATCTACACCGGTTACACCATTCCACCGTTCTACGACTCGATGTGCCTGAAACTGGTGGTTTGGGCACTGACCTGGGAAGAGGCGATGGACCGTGGCCTGCGCGCCCTCGACGACATGCGTCTGCAGGGCGTGAAGACCACCGCCGCCTACTACCAGGAAATCCTGCGCAACCCGGAATTCCGTAGCGGCCAGTTCAACACCAGCTTCGTTGAAAGCCACCCGGAACTGACCAACTACTCGATCAAGCGCAAACCCGAAGAGCTGGCCCTGGCCATCGCCGCCGCCATCGCCGCCCACGCAGGCCTATGAATGAAGCAGCTGCGAGCTTTCAGCTGCAAGCGGCAAGTAAAAGCAGATTGGCTTTTCTTGCAGCTCGTAGCTTGAAGCTTGCCGCTATGAGGAGATACCAATGACTAAGAAGATCTTCGTTACCGACACCATCCTGCGCGACGCTCACCAATCGCTGCTCGCCACCCGCATGCGCACCGAAGACATGCTGCCGATCTGCGACAAGCTCGACAAGGTCGGCTACTGGTCGCTGGAATGCTGGGGCGGCGCGACGTTCGACGCCTGTGTGCGCTTTCTCAAGGAAGACCCGTGGGAGCGCCTGCGCCAACTGCGTGCGGCGTTGCCCAACACCCGTCTGCAAATGCTCCTGCGCGGGCAGAATCTGCTCGGCTATCGCCACTACAGCGATGACGTGGTCAAAGCGTTCGTCGCCAAGGCAGCGGTGAACGGCATCGACGTGTTCCGCATCTTCGATGCGATGAACGATGTGCGTAACCTGCGCGTGGCCATCGAAGCGGTGAAGGCTGCCGGTAAACACGCACAGGGCACCATCGCCTATACCACCAGTCCGGTGCACACCATCGATGCTTTCGTCACCCAGGCCAAGCAAATGGAGTCCATGGGCTGCGACTCGGTGGCGATCAAGGACATGGCCGGTCTGCTGACTCCATACGCCACCGGTGAACTGGTGCGCGCGTTGAAAGCCGAGCAGTCGCTGCCGGTGTTCATCCACTCCCACGACACCGCTGGCCTGGCCGCCATGTGCCAGCTCAAGGCGATC
Coding sequences within:
- a CDS encoding acetyl-CoA carboxylase biotin carboxylase subunit; its protein translation is MIKKILIANRGEIAVRIVRACAEMGIRSVAIFSDADRHALHVKRADEAHSVGAEPLAGYLNPRKLVNLAVETGCDALHPGYGFLSENAELAEICAERGIKFIGPSAEVIRRMGDKTEARRSMIKAGVPVTPGTEGNVSGIEEALVEGDRIGYPVMLKATSGGGGRGIRRCNSREELEQNFPRVISEATKAFGSAEVFLEKCIVNPKHIEAQILGDSFGNVVHLFERDCSIQRRNQKLIEIAPSPQLTPEQRAYIGDLSVRAAKAVGYENAGTVEFLLAEGEVYFMEMNTRVQVEHTITEEITGIDIVREQIRIASGLPLSVKQEDIQHRGFALQFRINAEDPKNNFLPSFGKITRYYAPGGPGVRTDTAIYTGYTIPPFYDSMCLKLVVWALTWEEAMDRGLRALDDMRLQGVKTTAAYYQEILRNPEFRSGQFNTSFVESHPELTNYSIKRKPEELALAIAAAIAAHAGL